From one Geoalkalibacter halelectricus genomic stretch:
- a CDS encoding DegT/DnrJ/EryC1/StrS family aminotransferase — protein sequence MPNTPLPPWPSFTPEEADAVQKVLLSNKVNYWTGTEGREFEKEFADYCGVKHAIVLANGTLALELALYALDIGPGDEVITTSRTFIASASCIVMRGATPIIADVDPLSQNITADTIRPLITPRTKAIIAVHLAGWPCDMDAIMALACEHNLKVIEDCAQAHGARYKGRPVGSMGDIGAFSFCQDKIMTTGGEGGMLTTNDTDLWKKAWAYKDHGKSYDAVYNREHPPGFRWLHESFGTNWRLTEMQSAIGRIQLRRLDDWVATRRRYAAMLNDAFAKIPGLRVTQPPDDVFHAYYKYYVFINPEAFTDHSNSKIQNLKLSLFRDRIMNAVVAEGIPCFSGSCSEIYREKAFADAGLGPDERLPVARELGDTSLMFLVHPTLRDVDIAKAAAAVVREVLFA from the coding sequence ATGCCCAACACCCCTCTCCCCCCCTGGCCAAGCTTCACCCCCGAAGAAGCTGATGCCGTACAAAAAGTCCTGCTCTCCAACAAGGTCAACTACTGGACCGGAACGGAAGGGCGCGAATTCGAGAAAGAATTTGCCGATTACTGCGGTGTGAAGCATGCCATCGTCCTGGCCAACGGCACCCTCGCTCTGGAGCTGGCCCTGTATGCCCTGGACATCGGCCCCGGTGACGAGGTCATCACCACCAGCCGCACCTTTATCGCTTCAGCTAGTTGCATTGTCATGCGCGGTGCGACCCCTATCATCGCCGATGTTGATCCACTTAGCCAGAACATCACCGCCGACACTATCCGACCCCTGATCACCCCGCGTACCAAGGCGATAATCGCCGTCCATCTGGCCGGCTGGCCCTGTGATATGGACGCGATCATGGCGCTGGCGTGCGAGCACAATCTCAAAGTCATTGAAGACTGCGCGCAGGCCCATGGCGCCCGTTACAAGGGGCGTCCGGTAGGTTCCATGGGCGATATTGGCGCATTTTCCTTCTGCCAGGACAAGATCATGACCACCGGCGGGGAAGGGGGCATGCTCACCACCAATGATACCGATCTGTGGAAAAAAGCCTGGGCCTACAAGGACCACGGCAAAAGCTATGACGCCGTGTACAATCGCGAACATCCGCCCGGTTTCCGCTGGCTGCATGAATCCTTCGGTACCAACTGGCGCCTCACCGAAATGCAATCCGCCATCGGGCGCATTCAGTTGCGCCGCCTCGATGATTGGGTCGCCACCCGCCGTAGGTATGCCGCTATGTTAAACGACGCTTTCGCCAAGATCCCCGGCCTGCGGGTAACCCAACCGCCAGATGACGTGTTTCATGCCTACTACAAGTATTACGTCTTCATTAACCCGGAGGCTTTTACAGATCATTCAAACTCCAAAATCCAAAATTTGAAATTGTCTTTGTTCCGCGATCGCATCATGAACGCCGTTGTTGCCGAAGGCATCCCCTGCTTTTCCGGCAGTTGCAGCGAAATCTATCGCGAAAAGGCTTTTGCTGATGCAGGCCTTGGCCCTGACGAGCGTCTGCCGGTTGCGCGTGAGCTTGGCGACACCAGCCTGATGTTTCTGGTGCACCCAACCCTGAGGGATGTGGATATTGCGAAAGCTGCTGCTGCGGTGGTGCGGGAGGTTTTATTTGCTTAG
- a CDS encoding type II toxin-antitoxin system MqsA family antitoxin, with protein sequence MNDPSQICPLCAEGCLHAQIGKNRVEYKGQTAELDLHYSLCDACGSEQSDAAQLRTNKRAMMAFKKQVEGLLSGAEVRALRERLGINQAQAAQLFGGGPVAFSKYESDDVAQSEAMDKLLRLVADIPEALDYLKRRAGKEDIQPPSWTSVLQPVSQHEYHVLKIVYSSCPEPWQGWKKCA encoded by the coding sequence ATGAATGACCCATCACAAATTTGTCCTTTATGTGCTGAAGGCTGTTTGCACGCACAAATTGGCAAGAACCGGGTGGAGTATAAAGGGCAAACCGCAGAACTCGATCTGCATTATAGCCTGTGTGACGCCTGTGGCAGCGAACAGAGCGATGCCGCTCAATTGCGGACCAACAAGCGTGCCATGATGGCGTTTAAAAAGCAGGTTGAGGGTTTGCTCAGCGGTGCCGAAGTTCGCGCTCTACGTGAACGGTTGGGAATTAACCAGGCGCAGGCCGCCCAGCTTTTTGGTGGTGGGCCGGTGGCTTTTTCCAAGTACGAGTCTGACGATGTCGCCCAGTCTGAGGCGATGGACAAGCTGTTGCGGCTGGTCGCGGACATTCCTGAAGCGCTGGATTATTTGAAGCGCCGTGCCGGCAAGGAGGATATACAACCGCCAAGCTGGACATCGGTTCTACAGCCTGTTTCTCAGCATGAATACCATGTTCTCAAGATCGTTTACTCTTCATGTCCCGAACCCTGGCAGGGTTGGAAAAAATGCGCATGA
- a CDS encoding AlbA family DNA-binding domain-containing protein, with amino-acid sequence MPVKKTIDKLLESGESQTVEFKTSFGREVIETLVAFANAQGGTVLVGIAGDHKAS; translated from the coding sequence ATGCCGGTTAAAAAAACCATCGACAAGCTGCTTGAATCCGGTGAATCACAGACTGTTGAATTCAAGACATCCTTTGGACGAGAAGTTATCGAAACGCTTGTTGCTTTTGCCAATGCCCAAGGTGGAACCGTCCTGGTCGGCATCGCTGGTGACCACAAAGCATCATGA
- a CDS encoding acetyltransferase → MKQKIFVFGASGHAKVVIDIIERQDLYDIAFLVDDDLSLKGHQIYGYPVIGGKDDLLGSDVRMGIVAIGSNRARRSVAGWLRENGFELISAVHPSAQLARGVSVESGTVVMAGAVINSDSTIGREVIINTQASIDHDCAIGEGVHIAPGSTLCGTVTVGEGTFICAGATIIPNLTIGHHVTVGAGSTVIRDVPDGVTVVGSPAKAVRQC, encoded by the coding sequence ATGAAACAAAAAATTTTCGTGTTCGGCGCCAGCGGTCACGCTAAGGTCGTCATCGACATCATCGAGCGCCAAGACCTTTACGATATCGCTTTCCTGGTCGATGACGACCTTTCCTTGAAAGGCCACCAGATCTATGGTTATCCAGTGATCGGCGGCAAGGATGACCTGCTGGGCAGTGATGTCCGAATGGGGATCGTGGCTATCGGCAGCAATCGCGCACGCCGATCCGTTGCCGGGTGGCTCAGAGAGAATGGTTTCGAGCTTATCAGTGCTGTCCACCCTTCAGCACAACTTGCGCGTGGTGTCTCGGTTGAAAGCGGCACGGTCGTTATGGCCGGCGCGGTGATCAATTCCGACAGCACCATCGGCCGGGAGGTCATCATCAACACCCAGGCAAGCATCGACCATGACTGCGCGATTGGCGAAGGTGTCCACATCGCCCCAGGCAGCACCTTGTGCGGGACGGTCACTGTCGGTGAAGGTACCTTCATCTGTGCCGGAGCGACGATTATCCCCAATCTGACTATTGGCCACCATGTGACGGTTGGCGCAGGCTCAACGGTGATTCGCGATGTACCAGATGGCGTGACCGTGGTCGGTAGCCCAGCAAAAGCAGTTAGGCAATGTTGA
- a CDS encoding four helix bundle protein translates to MNDEGRGENLIRQKSYDFALQVIEISRSLVRANEFVISKQLLRSGTSVGANVEEAQAAQSRADFVAKMSIASKEARESHYWLRLLRDSNSISPVQVAPLLREAESIVKILTSIVKSASTKK, encoded by the coding sequence ATGAACGATGAGGGCAGGGGAGAGAATCTCATTCGGCAGAAGAGCTATGATTTTGCGTTGCAGGTCATTGAGATTAGCCGATCTCTGGTGCGAGCCAATGAGTTTGTGATTTCGAAGCAGCTGCTCAGGTCTGGGACGAGTGTTGGTGCCAATGTTGAGGAAGCGCAGGCAGCACAAAGTCGTGCCGATTTTGTGGCAAAGATGTCGATAGCATCAAAAGAAGCAAGAGAGTCACACTATTGGCTCAGGCTGCTGCGTGACAGCAATTCCATTTCGCCAGTCCAAGTAGCGCCACTACTCCGCGAGGCCGAATCTATTGTGAAAATTCTGACTTCCATCGTAAAATCAGCCTCTACGAAAAAATAA
- a CDS encoding sugar transferase — translation MKRIFDVVAVLVGLLLIWPLILLLALLVRIKLGAPIFFCQTRPGMGGKPFKMYKFRTMTDERDAKGNLLPDEQRLTSFGKFLRSTSLDELPELINVLKGEMSLVGPRPLLMEYLPLYSSEQARRHEVRPGITGWAQVNGRNAISWEDKFKLDVWYVDHRSFWLDIKILCMTFAKVFKREGISQDGQATASKFTGNQKQF, via the coding sequence TTGAAGCGTATTTTTGATGTCGTTGCCGTTCTTGTCGGGTTATTGCTGATCTGGCCATTGATTCTGCTGTTGGCATTACTTGTGCGCATCAAGTTGGGTGCGCCGATTTTCTTTTGCCAGACCCGGCCCGGCATGGGTGGCAAGCCATTTAAAATGTACAAATTTCGCACCATGACGGACGAGCGTGACGCGAAAGGCAATCTGCTACCTGACGAACAACGCCTTACCTCTTTCGGTAAGTTCCTTCGCAGCACCAGCCTTGACGAACTACCCGAGTTGATCAACGTACTCAAGGGCGAAATGAGTCTGGTCGGGCCTCGCCCGCTGCTCATGGAATATCTGCCCCTTTACTCCTCTGAGCAGGCCCGCCGCCACGAGGTGCGCCCCGGCATAACCGGCTGGGCGCAGGTGAATGGGCGCAATGCTATCAGTTGGGAAGACAAGTTCAAATTGGATGTGTGGTATGTTGACCATCGTTCATTTTGGTTGGATATCAAAATTCTTTGTATGACTTTTGCTAAGGTCTTCAAGCGGGAGGGGATCAGTCAGGATGGGCAGGCGACAGCGTCAAAATTTACTGGAAATCAAAAGCAATTTTGA
- a CDS encoding glycosyltransferase family 4 protein gives MTHILLIGALPRSLINFRGDLLKALVDSGHKVTAMSADAPPEIVQQLAEIGVTFRPFPVQRNAMNPLCDLKTLLTLRKAYRELKPDIAFAYTIKPVIWGGFALRGNTRVRFYALVTGLGFAFQEGSLFRKLLTALVSRLYKASFARASRVIFQNPDNRDLFIEQRLVPKEKCGLVNGSGVDVDRFAFAPLPADGVVFLTIGRLLGEKGFREYAEAARIVKERYPEAVFRLVGPTDPSPDGISLEEVKGWQAAGWIEYLGESKDVRPHLRASSIFVLPSFYLEGIPRTILEALAIGRPILTTDNAGCRETVIQGENGFLVPMRDSQALAERMIWFIENRDQWQRMAERSRQMAEERFDVHKVNRELMEIMELI, from the coding sequence ATGACTCACATCCTCCTCATCGGCGCCCTCCCGCGCTCCCTCATTAACTTCCGTGGCGATCTGCTGAAGGCGCTGGTTGACTCCGGTCATAAAGTCACCGCCATGTCTGCCGATGCACCACCGGAGATCGTACAGCAGTTGGCAGAGATAGGTGTAACTTTCCGCCCTTTTCCTGTACAACGCAATGCCATGAACCCACTGTGCGATTTGAAAACCCTGCTTACCCTGCGCAAAGCGTATCGCGAACTAAAGCCCGATATCGCTTTTGCCTACACCATCAAACCTGTCATCTGGGGTGGGTTCGCGCTGCGTGGCAACACGCGGGTACGGTTTTATGCCCTGGTAACAGGCCTGGGATTTGCCTTTCAGGAAGGCAGTTTGTTCCGCAAGCTTTTAACGGCCCTGGTCAGCCGCCTTTATAAAGCGTCCTTTGCCAGAGCTTCGCGGGTCATTTTTCAAAATCCCGACAACCGTGACCTGTTTATTGAGCAGCGCCTCGTTCCCAAAGAAAAATGCGGATTAGTCAATGGCTCCGGTGTCGATGTGGATCGCTTTGCATTCGCGCCGTTGCCTGCCGATGGCGTGGTTTTTTTGACCATCGGCCGCCTGCTCGGGGAAAAAGGCTTTCGCGAATACGCTGAAGCCGCGCGTATCGTCAAAGAGCGTTATCCTGAAGCGGTTTTTCGCTTGGTCGGCCCGACTGATCCATCACCCGATGGTATCTCTCTTGAGGAAGTAAAAGGCTGGCAGGCTGCCGGCTGGATTGAATATCTTGGGGAGTCCAAGGATGTTCGGCCGCATTTGCGCGCGTCAAGCATCTTTGTCCTGCCATCATTTTATCTTGAAGGGATTCCTCGTACCATTTTAGAGGCTCTGGCCATTGGTCGTCCAATTTTAACCACTGACAATGCCGGGTGCAGAGAAACAGTTATTCAAGGTGAGAACGGATTCCTTGTTCCTATGCGTGATTCCCAGGCTCTCGCCGAACGCATGATCTGGTTTATCGAAAACCGTGATCAGTGGCAGCGTATGGCCGAACGTAGTCGACAGATGGCCGAGGAGCGGTTTGATGTGCATAAGGTGAATCGTGAGTTAATGGAAATCATGGAATTGATCTGA
- a CDS encoding glycosyltransferase family 4 protein, which translates to MNITHIITGLNDGGAEGVLFRLCTHDKENRHVVISLMDEGKYGPRLRTEGVDIHCLNMPRGRVTLTGITKLYRLLRRIRPDVVQTWMYHADLLGGVVARLAGIKAICWGIRHSNLEPGKSASSTIIIARLCAILSRWIPRAIVSCSAQAAGVHQRLGYVKEKFTVIANGYNLEEFSPTPQDGKRLRTEWEVNDDTPLLGMVARFDPQKDHLNLLQALARLKETGQVFRCVLVGTGMEHDNRELQHWIAQAGVENHIMLLGRRNDIPAVMAAIDVHVLSSSFGEAFPNVLAEAMACATPCVATDVGDAALIVGDTGWVVPPSNPDALFQSVSHAIAEMKDAEKWAQRKANCRLQVVDNFSIEKMIESFHAAWGEVQ; encoded by the coding sequence ATGAACATCACCCATATCATCACCGGCCTCAATGACGGAGGCGCCGAAGGTGTCCTTTTTCGTCTTTGTACTCACGATAAAGAAAACCGTCATGTTGTCATTTCGCTGATGGACGAAGGGAAGTATGGCCCTCGATTACGAACAGAAGGTGTCGATATCCACTGCCTGAACATGCCACGTGGCAGGGTGACCCTGACAGGTATAACCAAGCTGTATCGCTTACTGAGGCGGATACGCCCTGATGTCGTACAAACATGGATGTATCATGCGGATTTGCTTGGTGGCGTTGTGGCGCGGCTTGCTGGGATCAAAGCCATTTGTTGGGGCATCCGACACAGCAATCTGGAGCCTGGCAAATCTGCCAGCTCAACCATTATCATCGCGCGTCTTTGCGCAATTCTGTCCCGGTGGATTCCGCGAGCTATTGTCAGTTGCTCAGCGCAAGCAGCGGGTGTGCATCAGCGTCTTGGGTATGTGAAGGAAAAGTTCACAGTTATTGCCAATGGCTACAATTTAGAGGAGTTTTCACCAACTCCCCAAGATGGCAAGCGACTACGCACGGAGTGGGAGGTTAATGATGACACCCCTTTGCTGGGGATGGTGGCGCGCTTTGACCCCCAGAAAGACCACCTGAATTTGTTGCAGGCCCTGGCGCGATTGAAAGAGACTGGCCAGGTTTTCCGGTGTGTTCTGGTCGGCACGGGGATGGAACACGATAATCGAGAACTACAACATTGGATTGCTCAAGCTGGTGTGGAAAACCACATTATGTTATTGGGTCGCCGCAATGACATCCCCGCTGTTATGGCCGCCATTGATGTGCATGTTTTGAGCAGTAGTTTTGGTGAGGCCTTTCCAAATGTTTTAGCTGAAGCGATGGCCTGTGCCACCCCTTGCGTGGCGACGGATGTTGGTGATGCAGCCTTGATTGTTGGTGATACGGGTTGGGTTGTGCCGCCATCGAACCCTGATGCGTTGTTTCAGTCAGTTTCTCATGCGATTGCTGAAATGAAGGATGCAGAGAAATGGGCACAGCGCAAGGCTAATTGCCGTTTACAGGTTGTCGATAACTTCAGTATTGAGAAGATGATCGAGTCCTTTCATGCTGCCTGGGGCGAAGTGCAATAA
- a CDS encoding transposase, with amino-acid sequence MPLWGGLRLVKEQWNGILVWFDSQISNGFLEAVNDLIQAAKRFC; translated from the coding sequence TTGCCCCTGTGGGGCGGGCTGAGATTAGTCAAAGAGCAATGGAACGGCATCTTGGTCTGGTTTGACAGCCAGATCTCCAACGGATTCCTCGAAGCCGTCAATGACCTCATCCAAGCGGCCAAAAGATTCTGCTGA
- a CDS encoding glycosyltransferase family 2 protein, with protein sequence MSQDNPFFSVVIPVYNKEPYIARSIHSVLNQTFSDFELIVVCDPSTDNSNAEVEKFTDPRIRVFYRDEPGPGGYAARNLGIEKANGEWISFLDADDIYYPEHLMKIFDLSKAYPDVKLLSSSKFIEQDGRVEVDIFSLIQSEKKKDFTFKDYLRLSFLHDKPFNTNSIVIHNTVLAKDIKVFPDGRAFRSGDLYAWVKLIYLSKFFAWSGHIGSHTYKDIIGVSKTNTPSMILNVNMVNELSAGCSEEELLWLKRYANRLIKTAYFEQRLSLKKAEMSLFKALYWRNNFKYCLFWSILSLLPYNSIEVLRKLKGRLRFLLLQI encoded by the coding sequence ATGAGTCAAGATAATCCATTTTTTTCTGTGGTGATACCGGTATACAACAAAGAACCGTATATTGCTCGATCGATTCATTCCGTATTAAATCAGACGTTCTCTGATTTTGAACTCATTGTTGTATGTGATCCTTCAACCGACAACAGCAACGCAGAAGTTGAAAAATTTACTGATCCTCGTATTCGTGTTTTTTATCGTGATGAGCCTGGACCTGGGGGATATGCGGCACGGAATCTGGGTATTGAAAAAGCAAATGGTGAGTGGATCTCTTTCTTGGATGCGGATGATATATATTACCCCGAGCATTTAATGAAAATTTTCGATCTTTCTAAAGCTTACCCAGATGTAAAGCTGCTATCTTCATCAAAGTTCATAGAACAGGATGGTCGGGTCGAAGTTGATATTTTTTCTCTAATCCAGAGTGAGAAAAAAAAAGATTTTACTTTCAAAGACTATCTTAGGTTGAGTTTTTTGCATGATAAGCCTTTCAATACAAATTCCATTGTTATTCACAATACTGTCCTTGCCAAGGATATAAAAGTTTTTCCAGATGGGCGTGCTTTTCGATCAGGGGATCTATATGCTTGGGTTAAATTAATTTACTTGAGTAAATTTTTTGCATGGTCTGGACATATTGGCTCCCATACGTACAAAGATATTATTGGAGTCAGTAAAACAAACACACCAAGTATGATTCTCAATGTCAATATGGTTAATGAATTAAGTGCCGGTTGCTCTGAGGAGGAACTCTTATGGTTGAAAAGGTATGCAAATAGGTTGATTAAAACTGCGTACTTTGAGCAGAGACTTTCTTTGAAAAAAGCAGAAATGAGCCTATTTAAAGCATTATATTGGCGCAATAACTTTAAATATTGCCTTTTTTGGTCGATATTATCTTTGCTTCCATATAATAGTATTGAGGTCTTGCGGAAATTGAAGGGAAGATTGAGGTTTCTTTTATTGCAAATATAG
- a CDS encoding polysaccharide pyruvyl transferase family protein, which yields MIIEIRKAGFVNKGAELMLYAVLEKMRERHPDARFAMVPGHSQSSAPFAKRAELGFLQKAALWRYRIQWGGFAAFAPQRLRDKFGVVLDKEIDIVIDAAGFSYSDQWGVSSSLELADSCKRWKKNGTKVILMPQAFGPFTMPKIKKAIQVAADHADLIFARERISYEHLIGVTGERSNIKMAPDFTNLIGGFLPDDFDQNCCRFCLVPNYRMIDKTSKEQSEAYLPFMIRCAKYLQEKEQQPFILVHEGANDLMLAEKIRDAVGGDLPIVREDHPLKIKGILGACEGTIGSRFHGLVSALSQGVPSLATGWSHKYKMLFEDYGFGEGLMDVTMSENQIKEKIDLIIEPQSRDEIKKTISSKSEELKRLSEKMWEDVFGVLGRQT from the coding sequence ATGATTATTGAAATACGCAAGGCCGGTTTTGTCAACAAGGGTGCCGAATTGATGCTTTACGCCGTTTTAGAGAAAATGCGTGAGCGGCACCCTGATGCCAGGTTTGCGATGGTGCCCGGACACAGCCAAAGTTCCGCACCCTTTGCCAAACGGGCGGAGTTGGGTTTTTTGCAAAAGGCAGCCTTGTGGCGCTATAGAATTCAATGGGGTGGTTTTGCTGCTTTTGCGCCGCAACGTCTCCGTGACAAGTTTGGTGTTGTGCTTGATAAAGAAATAGACATCGTGATTGATGCTGCTGGTTTTTCCTATAGCGATCAGTGGGGTGTGAGTAGCAGTCTTGAATTGGCGGACTCATGCAAGCGATGGAAGAAGAACGGCACCAAAGTTATCCTTATGCCCCAGGCATTTGGCCCATTTACCATGCCTAAAATCAAAAAGGCGATCCAGGTCGCTGCTGATCATGCTGATTTGATCTTTGCGCGTGAGCGAATTTCCTATGAACATCTGATAGGTGTCACGGGCGAGAGAAGCAATATCAAAATGGCACCGGATTTCACAAACCTGATCGGTGGTTTTTTGCCCGACGATTTTGACCAGAATTGTTGCCGCTTCTGCCTGGTGCCTAACTACCGAATGATCGACAAGACCTCAAAAGAGCAAAGCGAAGCGTATCTGCCTTTTATGATCCGTTGCGCCAAATACCTGCAAGAAAAAGAGCAGCAGCCGTTTATTCTTGTTCACGAAGGTGCCAATGATCTCATGCTCGCCGAAAAAATCCGTGATGCCGTGGGTGGTGATCTCCCTATCGTCCGGGAAGATCACCCCCTTAAAATCAAAGGCATCCTCGGTGCTTGCGAAGGCACTATCGGCAGTCGTTTCCACGGCCTTGTCAGTGCGTTGAGTCAGGGCGTCCCTTCCCTGGCGACCGGTTGGAGCCACAAATACAAGATGTTGTTTGAAGACTACGGATTTGGCGAAGGCTTGATGGATGTCACCATGTCTGAAAACCAGATCAAAGAGAAAATTGATTTGATTATTGAGCCCCAATCGCGGGATGAAATTAAAAAAACGATAAGTAGCAAATCGGAAGAGTTGAAGCGGCTGTCGGAGAAAATGTGGGAAGATGTGTTCGGTGTATTAGGGCGTCAAACTTAA
- a CDS encoding Coenzyme F420 hydrogenase/dehydrogenase, beta subunit C-terminal domain, with protein MRQAVDKCDISTVTEQYLCNSCGACQVSCPHEAIHFRESPGGYLFPQIDRGKCTLCGLCYQVCPGAGFGSTLCEQLPKDPFVGEILSCEVGRATDEVIFANGQSGGVATALLKSLFDAGKIETALVATMRKGLPPRGDVLVVRNSTELIQAQKSKYTPIPLLRALREVQAAKGPVALVGLPCHLHGLHNLLDTSPALARMHILKVGLICERIMLSTGIDFMARKTTSGKVENFTFKDKKHDCYPGNPVVYKMGGGHVVLDASLRMTIKDFFTPARCRLCFDKLNVFADVVCGDPHGIEGVDRQKGETLIVGRTQRGRAFIEQAKINGAVELRPVCAESAVSGQGIEKKRREWAAYMTAWDGMGRCVPNYPFEYKNQTGVIEYQRRLEHALRVDGYDSPNDLMKAADRWLAKQKFRKLSALPFKALRAVARKVLKRG; from the coding sequence ATGAGGCAGGCCGTTGACAAATGCGATATCTCAACCGTCACCGAGCAATATCTGTGTAACTCCTGCGGGGCCTGCCAGGTCAGTTGTCCACATGAGGCCATACATTTCAGAGAATCTCCCGGTGGCTATCTTTTTCCGCAGATTGATCGCGGCAAATGCACCTTATGTGGGCTGTGCTACCAGGTTTGCCCGGGTGCCGGTTTTGGCAGCACTCTTTGTGAGCAATTACCCAAAGACCCATTTGTCGGTGAAATCTTGTCCTGCGAAGTCGGTCGTGCGACCGATGAAGTTATCTTTGCCAACGGTCAAAGCGGCGGTGTGGCAACCGCTTTATTGAAAAGTCTTTTTGATGCCGGGAAAATTGAAACCGCCCTCGTGGCGACAATGAGAAAGGGATTGCCGCCACGGGGCGACGTCCTCGTTGTTCGCAACAGCACAGAGTTGATCCAAGCACAAAAATCCAAGTATACGCCCATACCGCTGTTAAGGGCTTTGCGCGAGGTACAAGCGGCCAAAGGCCCTGTCGCGCTCGTTGGCTTGCCGTGTCACCTACATGGCCTTCACAATCTTTTGGATACGTCTCCAGCTCTGGCCAGGATGCATATTCTCAAAGTCGGTTTGATTTGTGAACGGATCATGCTCAGCACAGGCATTGACTTCATGGCCAGAAAAACAACCTCTGGAAAGGTTGAAAACTTTACTTTCAAAGACAAAAAACATGACTGTTATCCCGGCAATCCCGTTGTCTACAAAATGGGGGGCGGACACGTTGTGTTAGATGCTTCTTTGCGCATGACCATTAAGGACTTTTTCACCCCGGCTCGCTGCCGATTATGCTTCGATAAGTTGAATGTTTTTGCGGATGTCGTTTGTGGCGATCCTCATGGCATTGAGGGTGTCGACCGGCAGAAAGGGGAGACGCTGATTGTCGGGCGTACCCAGAGAGGTAGAGCCTTTATTGAGCAGGCAAAAATTAACGGAGCTGTTGAGCTGCGCCCCGTATGCGCTGAAAGTGCCGTAAGTGGGCAGGGTATTGAGAAAAAACGCCGTGAGTGGGCCGCCTATATGACCGCCTGGGATGGCATGGGCCGATGCGTGCCAAACTATCCGTTCGAATACAAGAACCAAACAGGTGTCATTGAGTACCAACGGCGGTTGGAGCATGCTTTGCGTGTCGACGGATACGATTCGCCCAACGACTTGATGAAAGCGGCGGATCGCTGGTTGGCAAAACAAAAATTCCGCAAACTCTCAGCGCTCCCATTTAAGGCGCTGCGGGCTGTGGCGCGAAAAGTTCTGAAAAGAGGTTGA